The Mycteria americana isolate JAX WOST 10 ecotype Jacksonville Zoo and Gardens chromosome 25, USCA_MyAme_1.0, whole genome shotgun sequence genome includes a window with the following:
- the PSMB4 gene encoding proteasome subunit beta type-4: MEVGGARAPPPFWAGGPAPGQTYIPGVPGPATGLLPFTRTLTPMVTVTSVLGVKFDGGVIIAADMMGSYGSLARFRSISRLLKVNDTTMLGASGDYADFQYLKQIIDQMVIDEELLGDGHSYSPKAIHSWLTRVMYNRRSKINPLWNTVVIGGYYNGESFLGYVDMLGVAYEAPTLATGYGAYLAQPLMREVLEKKPSLTKEEARDLIERCMKILYYRDARSFNRYEVAIATEKGVEVEGPLTLEANWDIAHLVSGFE; the protein is encoded by the exons ATGGAGGTCGGGGGAGCGCGGGCGCCGCCGCCGTTCTGGGccgggggcccggccccggggcagacGTACATTCCCGGCgtgcccggccccgccaccggccTCCTGCCCTTCACCCGGACGCT GACCCCGATGGTGACGGTCACCTCGGTGCTGGGAGTGAAGTTCGACGGGGGGGTGATCATCGCTGCAGACATGATGGGCTCCTACGGCTCCCTGGCCCGCTTCCGCAGCATCTCCAGGCTCCTGAAGGTGAACGACACCACCATGCTGGGGGCGTCCGGCGACTACGCCGACTTCCAGTACCTCAAGCAGATCATTGACCAGATGGT AATTGACGAGGAGCTGTTGGGAGATGGTCACAGTTACAGCCCGAAAGCCATCCATTCCTGGCTGACAAGGGTCATGTACAACCGGAGGTCCAAGATAAATCCGCTCTGGAACACCGTTGTCATCGGAGGCTACTACAATGGCGAGAG CTTCCTAGGTTATGTGGACATGCTCGGCGTGGCCTACGAAGCCCCTACGCTTGCTACGGGTTACGGAGCGTACCTAGCTCAG ccattgATGAGAGAAGTCTTGGAGAAGAAACCCAGCCTGACGAAGGAGGAGGCCCGTGACTTGATTGAGCGTTGCATGAAAATTTTGTATTACAGAGACGCTCGATCGTTCAACAGG TATGAAGTCGCTATTGCAACGGAGAAAGGCGTGGAGGTGGAAGGACCCCTGACCCTGGAAGCCAACTGGGACATAGCACACCTTGTCAG